From one Lotus japonicus ecotype B-129 chromosome 3, LjGifu_v1.2 genomic stretch:
- the LOC130748517 gene encoding cytochrome P450 CYP736A12-like — protein sequence MQSHPKPCLQLFPIEASKLIMLPLALAIPALQLLLIILFILSVAQLLNPKEHKNGRKYPPGPKPLPIIGNLHLLGKLPHRSIHELAKKYGPIMSLKLGQVPTIVVSSPETAELILKTHDSVFASRPLTQASKYICYDSKGLIFSEYGSYWRNVTKLCTFELLSVNKVQSFAPLRSEEVRVFVKSLEKSAASREVVNVSKRVGELVENVVQKMIWGPSNIENFDVKRLVHDVLHLMGVFDVGDYIPWVGAFDLQGLVRKFKKAHEEFDQMLEQIIKDHEAPSRLSDQKNGQSIDFTDTLLSHMKQSKDKHIINKTNLKAILLDIIIGSLDTTIMTTDWAMSELLRHPKAMTKLQDELKNVVGMGRVVEEDDIPKLPYLNMVVKETFRIHPPAPLLVPRECLEDITINGYFIAKKSRVLVNSWTIGRDPKIWSDNAEDFYPDRFQNTDIDSHGLHFQFLPFGSGRRRCPGMQLGLTTVPLVLAQLVHCFNWELPLGMSANDLDMTEEFGLTTPRVQNLLAIPTYRLVNEGN from the exons ATGCAATCACACCCAAAACCTTGTCTTCAGTTATTCCCCATTGAAGCAAGCAAATTAATCATGTTACCTCTAGCATTGGCTATACCTGCGTTGCAGCTCCTTCTGATAATACTTTTCATTCTATCAGTTGCCCAGCTTCTTAATCCAAAAGAGCATAAAAATGGTAGGAAATATCCACCAGGTCCCAAACCTCTGCCAATTATAGGCAACCTCCACCTGCTGGGTAAACTCCCACACCGCTCCATTCACGAGCTTGCCAAAAAATATGGACCCATCATGTCCTTAAAGCTAGGACAGGTCCCAACCATTGTGGTTTCGTCCCCTGAAACAGCAGAGCTAATCCTCAAGACCCATGACTCTGTTTTTGCTAGCAGACCTTTAACTCAAGCATCCAAATACATTTGCTATGACAGTAAGGGCTTGATTTTCTCTGAGTACGGTTCCTACTGGCGCAATGTGACGAAGCTGTGCACCTTTGAGCTCTTAAGCGTGAATAAAGTTCAAAGTTTTGCTCCTTTAAGGAGTGAGGAAGTACGAGTGTTTGTGAAATCACTTGAGAAATCAGCAGCCTCACGCGAGGTTGTGAATGTCAGTAAGAGAGTTGGGGAACTTGTAGAGAATGTTGTCCAGAAAATGATTTGGGGTCCCAGTAACATTGAAAATTTTGATGTCAAAAGGCTTGTTCATGACGTTCTGCACCTCATGGGAGTTTTTGATGTGGGAGATTATATACCTTGGGTTGGGGCATTTGATCTTCAG GGACTAGTAAGAAAGTTCAAGAAAGCGCACGAGGAATTTGATCAAATGTTAGAGCAAATCATCAAAGATCATGAGGCTCCTTCTCGTCTTAGCGACCAGAAAAACGGGCAATCTATTGACTTCACTGACACATTGCTATCACATATGAAGCAATCAAAGGACAAACATATTATTAACAAAACAAATCTCAAGGCTATTTTGTTGGATATTATTATCGGATCACTTGACACAACTATCATGACGACTGATTGGGCTATGTCAGAACTACTGAGGCACCCGAAGGCTATGACGAAACTTCAAGATGAGTTAAAGAATGTAGTGGGTATGGGGAGGGTGGTAGAAGAAGATGACATACCAAAGTTGCCATACCTCAATATGGTGGTGAAAGAGACCTTTAGGATACACCCACCTGCACCCCTCCTCGTACCTCGCGAGTGTTTGGAAGATATAACAATCAATGGTTATTTCATTGCGAAAAAGTCACGGGTTTTAGTCAATTCTTGGACAATAGGACGAGATCCTAAAATTTGGTCAGATAATGCTGAGGATTTTTATCCAGACAGATTTCAAAACACCGACATAGATTCTCATGGACTCCATTTTCAATTTCTACCATTTGGTTCCGGTCGTAGACGCTGTCCCGGGATGCAATTGGGTTTAACTACCGTTCCGTTGGTTCTAGCTCAGTTAGTGCATTGCTTCAATTGGGAGCTTCCATTGGGCATGTCTGCCAATGACTTAGACATGACGGAGGAATTTGGCCTTACAACGCCAAGAGTTCAAAATTTGCTAGCGATTCCAACTTATCGCTTAGTAAATGAAGGTAATTGA